The following are encoded in a window of Sulfitobacter sp. S190 genomic DNA:
- a CDS encoding L,D-transpeptidase, with product MTEQRFSRRRLIAVSGAALAVPAVARAQDVPAAAPLHRRNTMSFVPQNWQDHFDGLGIAAIVADTTSRALHFWSGDGETYKVYPTSVPRTDELTKRGYTEIVRKRVGPDWTPTPNMLKEDPTLEYMPPGPGNPLGTHAMYLSWPAYLIHGTHDTRKIGRQSSSGCIGLYNHMVEELFAMAPVGTQVRII from the coding sequence ATGACCGAGCAGAGGTTTTCACGTCGTAGGCTGATTGCCGTGTCGGGGGCCGCTTTGGCTGTGCCTGCCGTGGCGCGGGCGCAGGATGTACCTGCCGCCGCCCCGCTGCACCGGCGCAACACGATGAGCTTTGTGCCACAGAACTGGCAGGACCACTTTGACGGGCTCGGCATCGCCGCGATCGTGGCGGACACCACCAGCCGCGCGCTGCACTTCTGGAGTGGTGATGGCGAGACCTACAAGGTCTATCCCACTTCGGTTCCGCGGACGGATGAGCTGACCAAACGCGGGTACACCGAAATCGTGCGCAAACGTGTCGGGCCGGACTGGACGCCGACGCCCAACATGCTCAAGGAAGACCCGACCCTGGAATACATGCCCCCCGGCCCCGGCAACCCGCTGGGCACTCACGCGATGTACCTCAGCTGGCCCGCGTATCTGATCCACGGCACCCACGACACCCGCAAGATCGGGCGCCAGTCGTCGTCGGGCTGTATCGGTCTGTACAACCACATGGTCGAGGAACTGTTTGCGATGGCGCCGGTCGGCACGCAGGTGCGCATCATCTGA